The following nucleotide sequence is from Campylobacter anatolicus.
ACTATCGTGCCTGTCCGTTCATCGATGATGATCTTTTGCTCCATCTCATAATCAATATCTAAATTTAAAACACTACTAACAAGCTCGATAATATTAGCATCTTGCGGTATATTTAATACTATTGTGCGTGGATCTATCGCTTTTGCTATCTCATCGCCGATGTTAGCATTTATAGCATTTTCTATATCGATAGCAGTTTTAAAATTTGTATTTTTTAAACTTAAATTTATAGATTTTTGATTGTAAATATCATAGATAACCTCACGTTCAACTAACGCTCCGTTAAATATTGTCCCGGCTGTTACGTGATTACCACCAGCATTTGCTCTACCAGCACTCTTGCCGCCGATACTCATCGATCCTTGTGCTAACGCATATATATCGCCATCTACTCCTTTTAGCGGTGTCATAAGTAGCGTTCCGCCTTGTAAACTCTTAGCATCACCGATCGATGAGATAATGACATCTAGCTTATCGCCATGTCTAGCAAATGGTGGCAAAGTCGCCGTTACTATGACTGCGGCAGTATTTTTTGACTTTATATCATCTGGATTAATCTTAACATTGACAGTTTGAAGCATATTTGATAAAGATTGAAGCGTAAATTCAGACGTTGAGCCATCTCCAGTGCCATTTAGTCCTACAACCAAGCCATATCCTATAAGTTGATTTTCACGCACTCCTACGACATTTGCTAGATCTTTTATCTGTGTTGAAAAGGCGTTAGTAGCTAAAAACGAAGCCAAAATAAAAGATGAAAATTTAACCATTTTTATTCCTAATTTTTATACTCTATTAAGTTTTGAAGCAAAAAGCGTTCCAAAGAAAAGCTAAGATAAAAATCAAGCAAAATAAGAAAGTGTTGTAGCTCCAAATTTTTTAAATTTTACAAGGGTAAAATCAGCAATATTTTTACTAAATTTAAAACTACTTGCATGTTCAAAAACTATCATAAAAATTTTATCTCTTTTAAATTTATTCACAAGCTCGACAAGTGTGTCATATACGCCATCAAAGCCTTCTTTAGTGTCAAAAGGTGGATCAAGATATAATAAAACTGGTTTTGTTTGTTTAGCGATAATATCTGGCAAAAGAACGAAGCTATCGCCATTTATCGCACTTAAATTTATAGAATCGATACTTTGCATATTTTTTTGAGTTATCTTAAAGGCGAATCTGTCTTTTTCTATCGCAATAGCTTTAAAAGCACCGTTACTAAGAGCTTCACACGCCATTACTGCACTTCCTCCAAAACCCTCGATAAACACCTTGTCTTTTAATTCACTTCTAAGTGTATCAAAAAACGAGCCTTTAACTATGCTCTTTGTACTTCTAGTAGTATTTAAATTTGGCAGTTCAAGCCTTCTGCCTTTAAATTTTCCGCTTGATATTATAGTGTAAAGCTTATTCAAATTTTGCCCTTAAAAGTGCTATAAGATCGGCTTTAAATTTATCCACCAAAGCACCGACTTGAGCTTCTATATCAACATTTTGTATCTCTTTGTGTAAAACTTGTTTAAGTTGAATGGCCGAATAAAACTCATCTAACATATTAAAAAGGGTATTTTTGCTAAATGGCACACTAAGATGAGCGGCATTATCTGCGATGATAAACTGCGGTTTTTGTATGTTTAATCGTCTATCGGTTATTACAAAATCACAATCTTTATAGTGAGAAATATGGTCTTTTAAAAACAACATAAGCGAGTTTTGCAATAAAATACACTCGCATTCACAAGAAATTTTCATTTTTTTGATCCTTTTTGTGGATTTTATCAAATTTATATATAAATAAATTTAAAATATTGCCGATATAACTCCTGTAAGGAAATTTTTAAGGAGTAAAATATGGAGATTTTCAAGGTAGCCAATCAAAACGTTGAAGCGTCGTTAGCTACTACTGTGCAAGAATCAAGCCAGACTAGACAGATCGAACAAACACAAATTAGACCTGATGTAGTCGAAGACAAACAAGAGCTGTCTCAAGAAGATATGGTAAAGATGATAAATGAGGCAACTAATAAGCTAAATGACAATATGGAAGCACTTGATACTAGCGTAAGATTTGCCTATAATGACAAAATACAAGCCCTTTATGTAGATGTAATGGACTCAAAAACAGGTAATATAATAAGAAAAATCCCAAATGAGCAGATTATAAAATTAAGTGAATATTTTAGAGAGGCCATTGGAGTTTTATTTGACAAGAAAGGTTAAAAATGGCATTAGGAACAGTAACTTCACTAGGACTTGGAAGTAACGTTTTAACGCAAGAGGTCATCGATAAACTAAAAGCAGCAGATCAAAAGGTACAAGTAACGCCAATAACAAGCAAAATTGAAAAAAATGTAACAAAACAAAAAGATCTTTCGTCTATAAAGACGCTTGTAAGCACTCTTAAATCATCAGTTTCATCACTAAGCAATGAGACTTTATACCTAAAACGTGGCACTACTTCAAACGGCACAAGTGCCACACTAGTAGCTGAAACTGGTGTAAATTTACAAGATTTTGATATAGATGTTAAGCAATTGGCACAACGTGATGTATACCAAAGCTCAAAATTTAAAAGTGCAGATTCTATCATTGGTAAAGCTGGATCTTTTAATCTAAAATTTGGTGGTATAGACTACAAAATCGAAGTAAAATCATCAACATCATTTCAAGAACTAGCCGATATGATAAATGAAAAAACTGGTGGTGACGTTCAAGCTAAAATTTTAAATGTCGGCGGAGATAATCCATACCAGCTAATACTTCAATCTAAAAATACTGGTGCAGATAACGCTATAACATTTGGTGATATCGCTACTAGTGGCACACAAAATAATGGAGCAGTAACTTCAAATGAGCTTTTAAAAGTATTTGGCTGGGATACAGACAATATCGAAAGTGCAAGAATTTCAAAGGCACAAGATGCAGAATTTACCTACAATAATGTAAACATAAAGCGTAGTTCAAATGAAGTTAAGGATTTAAGCGTTGGTTTAAGATTGACACTTAAAGAGACCGGAAAGACATCATTTAAGATCACAGAAGATACAGAAGCTATAAAAGAAGAGATAAATAATCTAGTAAATAGCTATAATAAACTTATGAATAACTTAAGTGTAGCGACTGATTACAACTCTGAAACTAAAAATTCAGGTACATTCCAAGGTGTAAACGAAATAACAAGTATTAAATCAACGATAAATAAAATTCTATTTTCGACTAAAACCATTGGCGACCAAGATAGTTTTAGTTTGCGTTCAATGGCTGAAGACGGAAATATTAAAAAAATACCAAGAAGCTCAATATTTAGCTTAACAGACTTTGGCCTTTCACTGAGTGAAGATGGGCTTTTAAAGCTTGATAGCTCAACGCTAAACTCAAAACTAACAAGTAATCTAAAAGAAGTGCAGAAATTTTTCACCGGTAGCACAACATACTCAACCGTCCAAGTAGTAGGTTCAAAAGCTGTAGAAGCTGGTGAACTTGAGCTGACAGGTAACAATTTAACTATAAATGGCACACAGATAAAGCTAAAAACGACTAGCAGCCATACATCAAAACAAAACGCATTGACGTTACTTCAAGCTATAAATGAGGCTGGCATAAGTGGCGTAAAAGCATCGCTTAACAATTCAGAAGATGGCATCATCTTAAAAAGCACAGACGGCACGACTATTGATATCAAAGGAGATGATAATATTTTAAATAAATTTGGGTTATCATCGCTTAGCGTATCATCTAAAAAGACAACAACAGAAGGTGTATTTTCATCTTTAAACACAGCACTTGATGGTCTTACAAACAAAGACAATGGCTCTTTAACGCTTTACGGAAAGCAACTGACAAATGAAAAAATAAAGCTAGAGACTGAAAAAACAAAGTCGGCTGAGAGTTTAAATACAAAATATGAGATTATGAGTGAAAGATTTTTAGCTTACGATAAAGTCATAGCAAATTTAGAGAGGCAATTCTCAACACTAAAGACGATGATAGATGCTGAACTAATATCAAAAAAGTAGGAATTTAAATGCAAAATAACTTAGCTTACGCAGCCTATTCTCAAAATACCGTTGGAGGTATAGAATCCTCCGAAAAACTCATCGAGATGCTTTATGAGGGAATTTTGAGATTTATTTTTAGAGCAAGAAAGTCTATGCAGAGTAATGATGTAGAAAAAAAGGTGTATTTTATAAACCGTGCAAATGCAATATTTATAGAGCTTTTAAACTCACTTGACTACACTCAGGGTAATATCTCGCACTATCTAAGCGGACTATATGCTAGACAAATTCAGCTACTCTCTCAAGCAAATATAAGCAACGATGAAAAGCACCTAGACGAGGTCGTAAATGTCGTAAAACAGCTACTTGAAGCGTGGAAAGAGGCGACTGCACAATGACTTGGCTTAATAAATTTAAAATAGCTATTTTAAACTCAGACTTACAAACTATAGAGAGTTTAATAAGTGAGCGACCAAGCAAATTCACAGATATAAA
It contains:
- a CDS encoding flagellar basal body P-ring protein FlgI, giving the protein MVKFSSFILASFLATNAFSTQIKDLANVVGVRENQLIGYGLVVGLNGTGDGSTSEFTLQSLSNMLQTVNVKINPDDIKSKNTAAVIVTATLPPFARHGDKLDVIISSIGDAKSLQGGTLLMTPLKGVDGDIYALAQGSMSIGGKSAGRANAGGNHVTAGTIFNGALVEREVIYDIYNQKSINLSLKNTNFKTAIDIENAINANIGDEIAKAIDPRTIVLNIPQDANIIELVSSVLNLDIDYEMEQKIIIDERTGTIVSGIDAVIDPVVLTHGNITIKIEPNTYDDIADGDIDLQGDIAITPGANLLKVSGEKTTVANITRALNRLGATPTDIISILENLKRVGAIHVPLEII
- the rsmD gene encoding 16S rRNA (guanine(966)-N(2))-methyltransferase RsmD, producing the protein MNKLYTIISSGKFKGRRLELPNLNTTRSTKSIVKGSFFDTLRSELKDKVFIEGFGGSAVMACEALSNGAFKAIAIEKDRFAFKITQKNMQSIDSINLSAINGDSFVLLPDIIAKQTKPVLLYLDPPFDTKEGFDGVYDTLVELVNKFKRDKIFMIVFEHASSFKFSKNIADFTLVKFKKFGATTLSYFA
- a CDS encoding ornithine carbamoyltransferase, whose translation is MKISCECECILLQNSLMLFLKDHISHYKDCDFVITDRRLNIQKPQFIIADNAAHLSVPFSKNTLFNMLDEFYSAIQLKQVLHKEIQNVDIEAQVGALVDKFKADLIALLRAKFE
- a CDS encoding FlaG family protein; the protein is MEIFKVANQNVEASLATTVQESSQTRQIEQTQIRPDVVEDKQELSQEDMVKMINEATNKLNDNMEALDTSVRFAYNDKIQALYVDVMDSKTGNIIRKIPNEQIIKLSEYFREAIGVLFDKKG
- the fliD gene encoding flagellar filament capping protein FliD; the protein is MALGTVTSLGLGSNVLTQEVIDKLKAADQKVQVTPITSKIEKNVTKQKDLSSIKTLVSTLKSSVSSLSNETLYLKRGTTSNGTSATLVAETGVNLQDFDIDVKQLAQRDVYQSSKFKSADSIIGKAGSFNLKFGGIDYKIEVKSSTSFQELADMINEKTGGDVQAKILNVGGDNPYQLILQSKNTGADNAITFGDIATSGTQNNGAVTSNELLKVFGWDTDNIESARISKAQDAEFTYNNVNIKRSSNEVKDLSVGLRLTLKETGKTSFKITEDTEAIKEEINNLVNSYNKLMNNLSVATDYNSETKNSGTFQGVNEITSIKSTINKILFSTKTIGDQDSFSLRSMAEDGNIKKIPRSSIFSLTDFGLSLSEDGLLKLDSSTLNSKLTSNLKEVQKFFTGSTTYSTVQVVGSKAVEAGELELTGNNLTINGTQIKLKTTSSHTSKQNALTLLQAINEAGISGVKASLNNSEDGIILKSTDGTTIDIKGDDNILNKFGLSSLSVSSKKTTTEGVFSSLNTALDGLTNKDNGSLTLYGKQLTNEKIKLETEKTKSAESLNTKYEIMSERFLAYDKVIANLERQFSTLKTMIDAELISKK
- the fliS gene encoding flagellar export chaperone FliS, which produces MQNNLAYAAYSQNTVGGIESSEKLIEMLYEGILRFIFRARKSMQSNDVEKKVYFINRANAIFIELLNSLDYTQGNISHYLSGLYARQIQLLSQANISNDEKHLDEVVNVVKQLLEAWKEATAQ